The Rhinatrema bivittatum chromosome 4, aRhiBiv1.1, whole genome shotgun sequence genome window below encodes:
- the LOC115089556 gene encoding uncharacterized protein LOC115089556 produces MEEEKGTCRKKKLDRTVQGKKCNFHCQKKIDSYAEDWTAKQLQRHETLRLRHSERARSALEKRTSINMQRQEYFQHLLRSKVSGKIAPQSSSVQGLYKPHPRNCWPLVSPQDHRCFTPIRPHSAIQQSASQPPADFPYRLSYRTMPDKAFNIQQLKLVDNRCNRRRIDYQELQKFLKPMRSIPSKRNGQFILLKGTSTSDVLPPTSLEKRLLEARFPNHEVWCSHRRYPFLTQKPETAVYVVPECPI; encoded by the exons atggaagaggaaaaggggacCTGTAGAAAGAAGAAGCTGGATAG GACAGTTCAAGGAAAGAAATGTAACTTCCACTGTCAAAAGAAGATAGACAGCTATGCTGAGGACTGGACTGCCAAACAGCTTCAGAG ACATGAGACTTTGCGTCTCAGACATTCTGAACGAGCTAGGAGTGCCCTAGAGAAGAGAACCTCGATAAACATGCAGCGAcaggagtacttccagcatctgtTGCGTTCCAAAGTCAGTGGAAAGATTGCACCGCAGAGTTCTTCCGTTCAAG gccttTATAAGCCGCATCCGCGTAACTGCTGGCCCCTCGTTTCCCCTCAGGACCACAGATGCTTCACGCCTATCCGCCCTCACAGTGCGATACAGCAGTCGGCATCGCAGCCCCCAGCAGACTTTCCGTACAG GTTATCTTACAGAACCATGCCCGACAAGGCCTTCAACATACAGCAGCTGAAGCTGGTAGACAACAGGTGCAACAGAAGACGAATTGACTACCAGGAGCTACAGAAGTTCCTAAAGCCAATGAGATCCATCCCTTCCAAAAGAAATGG ACAGTTTATTCTATTGAAGGGGACGAGCACGTCAGATGTGCTTCCACCCACCTCATTAGAGAAGCGGTTACTAGAAGCTCGTTTTCCAAATCATGAAGTTTGGTGTAGCCATCGACGGTATCCTTTCCTCACACAGAAGCCTGAGACGGCAGTCTACGTAGTTCCAGAATGCCCAATCTGA